Within Alcaligenes sp. SDU_A2, the genomic segment ATCAAACGCCGCATCCAGAAAATTGGCGCCGGGCCAACGGGCCCCTGTCCAGTTCACCTCCTTGAAGATGGCGCGCGGTGCCTGCACCTGCCAACCCGTCGTGCCACTCAAATCGCAGACGTGCAAAAAGGCATCGCTCAGATCGGACTGATCGAAACGGCTGCCGACCAGGTCGCTGTCCTGCAAACTGGCAGCGCGCATATCGGCGGACCTGACATCCGCCTGGCGCAATACGCACTGGCTATCCAGACGGACATCGACCATCTGCGCCCCGACAAAATCCACAGCCAATCCCTGCGCGCCGGAAAAAGTGGCTCCTCGTAAAACGGCCTGGGCAAAAGACGCCTGATCCATGCTGCATTGCGACAAATCCGCGCCGTCCATCTGCGCTGCGCGCCAATCGCTGCCCGCCAGACGACACCCCGACAGACCCAGACGCTCGGCCTGCGCCTGGGCAAATACCCCACCTTCCAGCGCGCAGTTTTCCCACTGGCCGGCAGCCAAACGCGCAGCGGTCAGAACTACCCCCTGCAGATCGCAATCCTGCAAACGCGCGCCGACCAGATTCAATGCGTCGATCTGCTCACCCGCCAGATTGCAGGCCTGCAGCACCGCGCCGCTCAGATCCGCGCCGTCCAGCCCTACGCCACGCAGATCCAGCCCGGTCAAGGCACACCCGGCCAAGCTATGACCGGCCTGGCGGTGGGCGTGAAACTGCTCCAGGCTGTCGATGACCAGGTCTGGTGTTCCCTGGGAGGCCAGACCAGCCTGCAAAACAGCCAGCTCAGCCGCCAGGCTATCCAGACGCTGATCCATTTCGGCCAGCTCAGCCTGCAGGCTGGCCCCTTGCTCCTCCAGAGCATCAAAGGCGGAAGAAGGCACATCGGGGAACCCCGCCTTGGCGGCCTGGATTTCGGCCAGCACATCCACTGGCACCGGAGCGGACGGCATGCGGGGAAGCTGTGCCAGGGCCAGCAAGGGCCCGGCATCCAGTTCCAGACGCTTGGCAACGTCCTTGACCTGCGTCACCAGCTCCTGCTGGCCCTGCTGCAAGGCCGTTTCAATGCTTTGCATCGGATCGGCATCGTCCGCCTTGGCAATGGACGCAACGGCCGCCAAAGGAGCAATGCGCGGCAAAGAAACCGGACTATAGGGAGCCAGACGCTGCTCCATATCGGCAATCCAGGCATTGCCCTGCTCTCTGCCCTGCTCCAGGCTGTCCTCCAATTGGGACATGATGTGCGGGTCCGCTTGCGGCAGATCAGCGGCATGCGACATTTCCCCGGGCAGATCCGTATCCGCGTCGTCCGGCGAGTCGTGCATCGCGCTGGAGCCTTCTACACCCGCCGCCGCGTGCATCGCTGCCCAGCGAGCCTGCAACTGGGGCAGGCTGCCGGCCGGCTCGTGCGCATACTCGGTAAAAACCGCCGCGGCGGCGATATCGGCCGCATCGGCACGCCGCACCGGAATGCTGGCCCGATACAGCATCAAAACACGCTCATCTTGGGGGAACAGCCACACGGTATCCAGATCAAGAATGGCCTCTTCAATCTGTTCACTCTCCTTTCTGCGCACCAGCAAACGAGGACGCAGCCCCGGCAAACGGCCCGACACGTCCGGTCGTTGCGGATGCATACCCTGCACGCGCCAGGATTCATTACCTTGCCAGAAGCCCTCCTGCACCTGATCCTGGGGAAAGGCATCGAACAAACGCGGATCGGTGTCATCGGGCAGCCAGGGAAAGCGCTCTTTTTCCCAGCGTTCGTCCACCGCCCCCACCCAGCGCATGCGCGAGCCCGCACCGGCGGGCAAACGCGTCAATATCGCCGGTTCCCAACGGTCGGCGGGCGAGAGCACCGGCGCATCCGGATGCTCGGTATGGGGCAGTAAGGTGCCTTGCGCCTGTTCAGGGTCCGCCAGGCAACCGCTACCGTAAGGGTTCTCGTTGTAACCCGGGCCGCCATAGGCCTGGCGCAAGGTCAAGGGCAAGGACTGAAACGGCTCGGCGGCACTGGGCCGCCAGCCGGTCAGCGTGCGCTCCCAGCGACGCGCGCCATGCACATGAAGGCTTTTTTGCAACGCGCCCAATTGCACGCGCACGGCCATCGCCGTCGTACGTTGACCAGGCGGTGCCCAGGCCTGTCCGGCCACGCCATATCCGCCGCGTGTCTTTTTCAGGCCGGCATCAAAGGCCTCGTCCGGAAAGTGCGCCAGCAGCCACGGCCAGGCCTGGGCCTCGGGCAGGCACCCACCCTCTTGCCAAACATAACCCAGCGTCACGATCCAACGCGGCTGTCCCGCCTGGGCATGGTAGGCCTGCATCAGCAGCACATCGTCGGGTTTGTCGATATCCATACGGGCGGCCTTCCTAATTAAGCTTCACGATGCCGTTGGCCTTGATATTGACCGAGGCCGAACCATTGATGCGCACATTCGTGCCCGCCACATCGATCATCGGGGCCTTCATATACACCACCGTATCTTTGACCTTCAACTGCCCTGTCGTGGACATGGACTCCAGAATCACACCGGCATTGCCCGCCTTGATAACCACCTGGGCCTTGCTGATCTTGATCTTGGACATCAAAACTTCCCAGGACAGCAGAGACGTCGGCGCACCTTGCACCGTGGCCTTGCCGGCCACCTGGGTTTCCATCCCTCCGGTCCCCACGATGTACTTGATCGTGCGACTGGTCAGCGTGTAGGCATTGGCCACCGTAATTGACTGCTTGCCATACGTGCCCGTCATGTCGACAACCTTGTTCTGCTGGCTGCGCACCACGCGTTTTTCGGCACCCAGGATGATCTTCTTTTCGTCGCCCTTGGTGATGCGGCTCTGGTCACTCAGCTCCACTTTGGTGTAGTCACGCAGGTCCAGCTCCTTGGAGCCGCTGTACTTGATGCCCACGCTGTAACCCACCACGATGCTGCTCTTGAGCGAGGCCGACGCGCTCATTTCCGCCCCCAGCGAGGTCGAAATCTTGATGGGACTGACATTCAACAGCGAGATATCCAGCACTTTCTCGGGCAGCTTGACATACGACGCCTCGACCCACCCGTCCGTGCCTTCCTTCACTTTTTTGGCCGACGAATTGACATCATCCATCAGCTCTTTGAACTTCTCGCTGGATGTTTTTTTCTTTTTCTTCTCTGCTTTGTCACCGTCTTTCTTGTCCTCATCCGAGCCATCTCCTTCTTTCTCGGGATCGTCAGACACGGCCTGGCCTTTGGCCAGTTTTTCCAGCGCGTTGTCCAGCTTGGCCAGCAGGGCCTGCAATTGCTTGAGCAAGCCATCCATACCCGCTTGCCCGCCTGCCGCTCCTTGCGCTCGGGCCTGCAACTTGGCCAACTCCTGCGCCAGCAAGGCACGCCGGGCCGCCAGTGCCTTCATCTGCACCGGCGCGGTCGCCGTGGGCAAGCAGGCCTGCTCTTCCAGAAAATCGGCCATCGCCTGATCCTGGGCCTGTTTCAGACGTTCACGCGGCTCCGGATCGGTATCCACATTGCCCTTATTACCCACTTCCAGGTGATATATGCCCGGCACCTGCTGGATGAACGAGCGACCCAACAAACCCATGTGTCCCTTCGTGCTCAAACGCACGCCCGAACGGTGAGGGCTGGCGGGGTCTGCACCCAGTTGAAAGGTGCTGTCCAGCGTGGGCGAGGACAGGCGCGTATGCTGCGCACCCTGCCGGTCCTCGAACTCCAGGGCATTCTGGCCCGCCGTGCGCAATCCCGGCTGGGTCGCGTTATCTTGATTACGGATGCTGGGATTTTCTTCGTTGGGTATGGCCGAGACAATCACGGGCCGGTCCGGGTCGCCGCCCAGAAACGACACCAGCACTTCCGTTCCCTTGAGCAAGGGAAAATTCATGCCATGCTGGCTACCTGCATAGGGCGTGGCCATGCGCACCCAGGCCGAATTGCCCCCATCGGGACGATTCGCATCGATGGGCGCGAACAAGAAACGTATCCGGTAACAGCCATGCTCGTTGATCTGGGCATACTCCCCCTGGCCTTCGGCCACCACAATCGCGCTCAAGAATCCAACCACGCGGGGCTTGGGGGTCAGACGGGCCGGACGGAACTGCCGCGACTCGGGCAACACCGTCAACGAAGCCTGATAAAAAGCCTGCTCCTGAACCGCCGCGCCGCCTTGGCGCGGCAAGGGCTGGCGTCCCTCGTGGCGCAGCGCAATCACAAAGTAGCGCTGGTTGAAATCGGCACGAAAATGCTCGTGCAATTGCACCGGATAACCGGCACGCACACCCGGCGCCAGCGCCACGCCCTGAAAACGGCTGCGCTGGCAGGCAATCTCCTCGGCACGCAAGGTCGCCATGCGCTCGCCATCGTCCTGCTTGCTGTAATGGGCCCCATAGATCTCCACGCTGCCCACACCATCGAACCTGTCTTGTGGTGGCTGTCCCTGCGGATCGATGGCTGCCTTCATGGTCAGATTCAGGGAAGGCTGGCTGACCGAAAAATCCCGCAGCACTACCGCGCGTGGCGACACGCTGAGCGCATGATCGAAACGCGACACCCCGACCCGACTCTGTTCGCCGCTCAAGGCACCGGCCGGCCGCCAATACAGCGGGACGGCCTGACGTGGCTGCTGTGGGCGTTCGTGGCCAAAGACCAGAATTTCATGGTCTACGCCGTGCTCGAACCAATAATAGACGCCCTCGTGCTCCAACCGCCGCGACAGGAAATCCAGACTACTTTCTTCGAACTGACAGATAAACCCCGTGCGCGTGGCCGCCAACAGATCTGCGGACAGACGCATGCAATACTGCGCGCCAGAGTCCTGAGCCGGTTCACCTTGCTTGTTCAGCCCGCACTGCGCCAACACCATGCGGATAACAGTGCCCAGATCGGGTTTGCCGCCTGCCTGCGCGTCGGCCTGCACATAGACCCGCGAAAGCCGGAACATACGCAGCAGCGCCATCTGCGGTTCGAGCACAGCGCGGTAATGAGCAAAGCCATCGTCCCGATGGGTCTGCCGCAATTCGGTGATGATGCCGTGCCAGGGCAGCCAGCGCTCCTGCGCATCCAGCACGCTCAAGGTGGCACGCGCGCCCAACAACTCTTCCAGATTGATATCGTCGCGCGCAGACGCCAGCTCGATCTCGAAACGATAAGGCCGCGAAACGGCCTCCTCGCCGGACCAGCGGGTCACCAGAAAAAGGTCGGGATCGGCCAGACCGCAACGGAAACTGGCCAGGGCCTGTTCGGTATCGTAGTCATTCAACATACATTAACCCTCCATCCGTATCACCCAGGGCTGCGCTGCCTGTGGGTCCACATCCACGCTCAGCGCAGCCGGACCGCCGCCATCGGCCATCCAGGCCAACACCCGGTCAGACAGCGCCGGCAACAGACTCTTGCGCAAAATAAAATCGATATTGCGCGCGCCGCTGTCCACCTCGGTGCAGCGCGCCGCAATCGCCTGGGCAACCGCCGGGGCAAATTCCAGGCTCAGGCCGTTGCTGGTTTGCAGACGCTGCACGGTGCGGGCCAGCTTGATCTGCACAATCTGCGCCAGCGCCTGATCCGACAGCGTGCCGTACGGCACCACCGTCATGCGCGCCAGCAGCGCCGGTTTGAAATGCCGCGACAGCGTAGGCCGGATGCGCTCGGCCAACTCGTCGGCCTGAGGCGGCGGGTTCTCGGCCCGGGCGGCCGTCAGAATGTCGGTCGCCAGATTGCTGGTCAGGAAAATCACCGTGTTGGAAAAATCGATCAGCCGGCCTTCGCCATCGGCCAGCGAACCTTTGTCAAACACCTGATAAAACAGATTGACCACATCCAGATGGGCCTTTTCCACCTCGTCCAGCAACACCACGCTGTAGGGCCGCTTTCTGACCGCCTCGGTCAGCACGCCACCCTCGCCATAGCCCACATAGCCGGGAGGCGATCCCACCAGCCGGCTGACCGTGTGCTTTTCCTGAAATTCGCTCATATTGATGGTGGTCAGCGCCTGTTCGCCGCCAAACATCTCGTCGGCCACGGCCAGGGCCGTTTCAGTCTTGCCCACGCCCGATGGACCGGCCAGCAGGAATACCCCCAAGGGCTGACGCGGATCGCGCAAGCCGGACTGGGCCGCCTTGAGCACTTGGGCAATCTGCTCCAGGGCCTCATCCTGCCCACGGATGCGCTGACGCAATTGCCCCGCCAACCCCAGGACGGCGCTGGCACCGTCGCGCTGCATCTTGCCCAGCGGCACGCCGGTCCAATCCGAAACCACCTGCGCCACCGTATCGGGCCCGACCTCGGTAAACAACAAGGGCTCATCGCCCTGCAGACTGCGCAGATGATCGCGCGCCTGGGCCAAGGCCTGCGTCAAGGCCTCGGGCGTCTGTTCAGACTCCGCTGCATCATCGCTTTGCTCAGGCCCGGCATCCTCGTTATCTGCCTGCAAGCGGGCCAGACGCTGGCGCAAGTCCAGCACCTGCTGCGCCGCGGCCCGCTCGGCCTGCCAGCGTTCGATCAAGGCCTCCAGGCCCACATTTTCCTGCTGTGCCTGCGCGTCGATCTGATCCAGACGAGCGGCGTCGATCGCATGGCCATGCGTCTGATCGCGCACCAAGGCCTCGCGCTCGCGCGCTAAGCCGGCCAGACGGCGTTCGATCCGCTCCACACCCGCCGGCTTGACTCCCAGGCTGATGCGTACACGGGCCGCTGCCGTATCCAGCAGGTCGACCGCTTTGTCCGGCAACTGCCGGCCGGTAATGTAGCGTTCCGACAAGGTGGCCGCGGCCTGCAAGGCATCGTCACGCACGCTGACGCCATGCACCGCTTCGTAGCGGCTCTTGAGCCCGCGCAGTATCTGCACCGCCGTGGCACTGTCGGGTTCATCCAGCTTGATCAATTGAAAACGTCGCGTCAGAGCCGGATCGCGCTCGAAATACTTCTTGTATTCAGCCCAGGTGGTCGCGGCAATCGTGCGCAATTCGCCCCGCGCCAACGCGGGTTTGAGCAGATTGGCCGCATCGCTACCGCCAGTCGCTCCGCCCGCGCCAATCAACATATGTGCTTCGTCGACAAACAAAATAATGGGCTGCGGCGACGCCTTGATGGCATCGATCACCGCGCGTAGGCGCTGCTCGAACTCCCCCTTGACGCTGGCGCCGGCTTCCAGCAGGCCCAGATCCAGGCCCAGCAAGCGGGTGCCGCGCAAAAACTCGGGCACATCGCCCTGCTCGATGCGCAAGGCCAGCCCTTCGACCACCGCCGTCTTGCCCACGCCGGGTTCACCGACGCAGATCGGGTTGTTCTTGCGCCGCCTCGCCAAAATGTCGATCATCTGGCGAATTTCATCGTCGCGCCCGAACACCGGGTCTATCTGCCCACGCGCCGCCTTGGCCGTGTAGTCCTCGCAGAACCGCGCCAAGGCGCCATCGTCGGCCGAGGCCGCCGCCGCAGCGCCGCTATGTTGTTCGACCGGCTCGTATGCCTGTTCGGCCGATCCCCCCGTCCAGGCGGCAAACTGCTTGTGCAACTGCTCGCTGGACAAAGCGCGCAGGCTCTCGCC encodes:
- a CDS encoding DUF2169 family type VI secretion system accessory protein gives rise to the protein MDIDKPDDVLLMQAYHAQAGQPRWIVTLGYVWQEGGCLPEAQAWPWLLAHFPDEAFDAGLKKTRGGYGVAGQAWAPPGQRTTAMAVRVQLGALQKSLHVHGARRWERTLTGWRPSAAEPFQSLPLTLRQAYGGPGYNENPYGSGCLADPEQAQGTLLPHTEHPDAPVLSPADRWEPAILTRLPAGAGSRMRWVGAVDERWEKERFPWLPDDTDPRLFDAFPQDQVQEGFWQGNESWRVQGMHPQRPDVSGRLPGLRPRLLVRRKESEQIEEAILDLDTVWLFPQDERVLMLYRASIPVRRADAADIAAAAVFTEYAHEPAGSLPQLQARWAAMHAAAGVEGSSAMHDSPDDADTDLPGEMSHAADLPQADPHIMSQLEDSLEQGREQGNAWIADMEQRLAPYSPVSLPRIAPLAAVASIAKADDADPMQSIETALQQGQQELVTQVKDVAKRLELDAGPLLALAQLPRMPSAPVPVDVLAEIQAAKAGFPDVPSSAFDALEEQGASLQAELAEMDQRLDSLAAELAVLQAGLASQGTPDLVIDSLEQFHAHRQAGHSLAGCALTGLDLRGVGLDGADLSGAVLQACNLAGEQIDALNLVGARLQDCDLQGVVLTAARLAAGQWENCALEGGVFAQAQAERLGLSGCRLAGSDWRAAQMDGADLSQCSMDQASFAQAVLRGATFSGAQGLAVDFVGAQMVDVRLDSQCVLRQADVRSADMRAASLQDSDLVGSRFDQSDLSDAFLHVCDLSGTTGWQVQAPRAIFKEVNWTGARWPGANFLDAAFDYALIEQTDWRGANLYGAQLGSATVRSVDLDGALLGHLAAWARHAQGGTSQ
- a CDS encoding type VI secretion system Vgr family protein, which gives rise to MLNDYDTEQALASFRCGLADPDLFLVTRWSGEEAVSRPYRFEIELASARDDINLEELLGARATLSVLDAQERWLPWHGIITELRQTHRDDGFAHYRAVLEPQMALLRMFRLSRVYVQADAQAGGKPDLGTVIRMVLAQCGLNKQGEPAQDSGAQYCMRLSADLLAATRTGFICQFEESSLDFLSRRLEHEGVYYWFEHGVDHEILVFGHERPQQPRQAVPLYWRPAGALSGEQSRVGVSRFDHALSVSPRAVVLRDFSVSQPSLNLTMKAAIDPQGQPPQDRFDGVGSVEIYGAHYSKQDDGERMATLRAEEIACQRSRFQGVALAPGVRAGYPVQLHEHFRADFNQRYFVIALRHEGRQPLPRQGGAAVQEQAFYQASLTVLPESRQFRPARLTPKPRVVGFLSAIVVAEGQGEYAQINEHGCYRIRFLFAPIDANRPDGGNSAWVRMATPYAGSQHGMNFPLLKGTEVLVSFLGGDPDRPVIVSAIPNEENPSIRNQDNATQPGLRTAGQNALEFEDRQGAQHTRLSSPTLDSTFQLGADPASPHRSGVRLSTKGHMGLLGRSFIQQVPGIYHLEVGNKGNVDTDPEPRERLKQAQDQAMADFLEEQACLPTATAPVQMKALAARRALLAQELAKLQARAQGAAGGQAGMDGLLKQLQALLAKLDNALEKLAKGQAVSDDPEKEGDGSDEDKKDGDKAEKKKKKTSSEKFKELMDDVNSSAKKVKEGTDGWVEASYVKLPEKVLDISLLNVSPIKISTSLGAEMSASASLKSSIVVGYSVGIKYSGSKELDLRDYTKVELSDQSRITKGDEKKIILGAEKRVVRSQQNKVVDMTGTYGKQSITVANAYTLTSRTIKYIVGTGGMETQVAGKATVQGAPTSLLSWEVLMSKIKISKAQVVIKAGNAGVILESMSTTGQLKVKDTVVYMKAPMIDVAGTNVRINGSASVNIKANGIVKLN
- the tssH gene encoding type VI secretion system ATPase TssH; the protein is MIMMLVDLKPLFARLNPLCTAAVESAAGLTLARGHYEISIEHLLHRLLSEGGSDLAHILAQSQVDGVRLAAQLEDALARFKNGNPGRPVFSPLLTEWLQDGWLMASVNLGARHVRSGALLLALLTRLGYYAAGTPWGESLRALSSEQLHKQFAAWTGGSAEQAYEPVEQHSGAAAAASADDGALARFCEDYTAKAARGQIDPVFGRDDEIRQMIDILARRRKNNPICVGEPGVGKTAVVEGLALRIEQGDVPEFLRGTRLLGLDLGLLEAGASVKGEFEQRLRAVIDAIKASPQPIILFVDEAHMLIGAGGATGGSDAANLLKPALARGELRTIAATTWAEYKKYFERDPALTRRFQLIKLDEPDSATAVQILRGLKSRYEAVHGVSVRDDALQAAATLSERYITGRQLPDKAVDLLDTAAARVRISLGVKPAGVERIERRLAGLAREREALVRDQTHGHAIDAARLDQIDAQAQQENVGLEALIERWQAERAAAQQVLDLRQRLARLQADNEDAGPEQSDDAAESEQTPEALTQALAQARDHLRSLQGDEPLLFTEVGPDTVAQVVSDWTGVPLGKMQRDGASAVLGLAGQLRQRIRGQDEALEQIAQVLKAAQSGLRDPRQPLGVFLLAGPSGVGKTETALAVADEMFGGEQALTTINMSEFQEKHTVSRLVGSPPGYVGYGEGGVLTEAVRKRPYSVVLLDEVEKAHLDVVNLFYQVFDKGSLADGEGRLIDFSNTVIFLTSNLATDILTAARAENPPPQADELAERIRPTLSRHFKPALLARMTVVPYGTLSDQALAQIVQIKLARTVQRLQTSNGLSLEFAPAVAQAIAARCTEVDSGARNIDFILRKSLLPALSDRVLAWMADGGGPAALSVDVDPQAAQPWVIRMEG